A genomic window from Cricetulus griseus strain 17A/GY chromosome 4, alternate assembly CriGri-PICRH-1.0, whole genome shotgun sequence includes:
- the Ss18l2 gene encoding SS18-like protein 2 — MSVIFAPDWLRGKAKVNQETIQRLLEENDQLIRCIVEYQNKGRANECVQYQHVLHRNLIYLATIADANTSSLTKAVE; from the exons ATGTCGGTCATCTTCGCCCCGGACTGGCTTCGCGGCAAGGCCAAGGTCAACCAGGAGACCATCCAGCGG CTCCTGGAGGAGAACGACCAGCTGATCCGCTGTATCGTGGAGTACCAGAACAAGGGCCGGGCGAACGAGTGCGTCCA GTACCAGCATGTCTTGCATAGAAATCTCATTTATTTAGCTACCATCGCAGATGCCAACACAAGCAGCCTTACAAAGGCAGTGGAATAA